The Micromonospora sp. NBC_00421 genome contains a region encoding:
- a CDS encoding sugar ABC transporter ATP-binding protein has translation MSATAHRPTGGPVDAHPPVVEAVEITKRFGSTLALSEAGIVVHRGETHALVGRNGAGKSTLVGILTGLQAADGGAVAFDGRPAPPLADRDAWRQRVACVYQKSTIIPTLTVAENLFLNRHARSRSGLIRWSSLRREAEQLLATWSVDVDVRQPASALSVEQRQFVEIARALSFGARFIILDEPTAQLDAAGINRLFTRIRDLRAHGVTFLFISHHLQEIYELCDRVTVFRDARHVVTAPVAELDRQALVAAMTGEDVTLPAAGHRPPTSAAPVLLSVRDLVTSSGAGLSMEARAGEVVGIAGGGGSGKVEVAEAIVGLARPAGGTVTLAGRVLRPGSVPDALDAGVGLVPQDRHREGLVPSLSIAENVTMTVPDRVGRYGLISPARRDALARDTIAELTIKASGPQVPVAELSGGNQQKVVMGRALANDPQLLVLITPTAGVDVRSKQTLLGVVEDVRRRGATVLVVSDELDDLRICDRVLVMFQGRVVGEMAHGWSDNDLVAAMEGVDLHHV, from the coding sequence ATGAGTGCCACCGCGCACCGCCCGACCGGCGGGCCGGTCGACGCCCACCCGCCGGTCGTCGAGGCCGTGGAGATCACCAAACGGTTCGGTTCCACCCTCGCCCTGTCCGAGGCGGGGATCGTGGTCCACCGCGGTGAGACGCACGCCCTGGTGGGGCGCAACGGCGCCGGCAAGTCGACGCTGGTGGGCATCCTGACCGGGCTGCAGGCCGCCGACGGTGGCGCGGTGGCCTTCGACGGGCGTCCGGCACCGCCGTTGGCCGACCGCGACGCGTGGCGGCAGCGGGTGGCGTGCGTCTACCAGAAGTCGACGATCATCCCCACCCTCACGGTGGCGGAGAACCTGTTCCTCAACCGGCACGCCCGCTCCCGCAGCGGTCTGATCCGCTGGTCGAGCCTGCGCCGGGAGGCGGAACAGCTGCTGGCGACCTGGTCGGTGGACGTCGACGTCCGCCAGCCGGCCTCCGCCCTCTCGGTCGAGCAGCGGCAGTTCGTGGAGATCGCCCGCGCGTTGTCCTTCGGTGCCCGGTTCATCATCCTCGACGAGCCGACCGCCCAGCTCGACGCGGCGGGCATCAACCGCCTGTTCACCCGGATCCGGGACCTGCGGGCGCACGGCGTGACGTTCCTGTTCATCAGCCACCACCTCCAGGAGATCTACGAACTCTGCGACCGGGTCACGGTCTTCCGCGACGCCCGGCACGTCGTCACCGCCCCGGTCGCCGAGTTGGACCGGCAGGCGTTGGTCGCCGCGATGACCGGGGAGGACGTGACGCTGCCGGCGGCCGGCCACCGACCCCCGACGTCCGCCGCGCCGGTGCTGCTGTCGGTGCGCGACCTGGTCACCTCGTCCGGCGCCGGACTGTCGATGGAGGCCAGGGCGGGCGAGGTCGTCGGCATCGCCGGTGGCGGTGGCAGCGGCAAGGTCGAGGTGGCCGAGGCGATCGTCGGTCTCGCCCGCCCCGCGGGTGGGACGGTCACCCTCGCCGGCCGGGTGCTGCGGCCGGGCAGCGTGCCCGACGCCCTCGACGCCGGCGTCGGTCTGGTGCCGCAGGACCGGCACCGGGAGGGTCTGGTGCCGTCGCTGTCCATCGCGGAGAACGTCACGATGACCGTGCCGGACCGGGTCGGGCGGTACGGCCTCATCTCGCCGGCCCGGCGGGACGCACTGGCCCGGGACACCATCGCCGAGTTGACGATCAAGGCGTCCGGGCCACAGGTGCCGGTCGCCGAGCTGTCCGGCGGCAACCAGCAGAAGGTCGTGATGGGCCGGGCGTTGGCCAACGATCCGCAGCTGTTGGTGCTGATCACGCCCACCGCCGGGGTCGACGTGCGGTCCAAGCAGACCCTGCTCGGTGTCGTCGAGGACGTGCGACGTCGGGGCGCCACCGTGCTGGTGGTCTCCGACGAGCTCGACGACCTGCGGATCTGCGATCGCGTGCTGGTGATGTTCCAGGGCCGGGTGGTCGGCGAGATGGCCCACGGCTGGAGCGACAACGATCTGGTAGCCGCGATGGAAGGGGTGGACCTCCACCATGTCTGA
- a CDS encoding MarR family winged helix-turn-helix transcriptional regulator: protein MSPAERSRSTGRDRLRDSVLAGDLSFLLARANALALAAANAALAEHGLKARSYSVLALAADDVRPTQRELAEFLRLDPSQVVALIDGLEQRHLVERHADPADRRANVLVATEAGRALFVRAQDAVNAVGLGSLAGVTPREHEWLAPLLRRLAFPD from the coding sequence ATGTCCCCCGCCGAACGCAGCCGATCGACCGGCCGCGACCGGCTGCGGGACAGCGTGCTCGCCGGGGACCTCAGCTTCCTGCTGGCCAGGGCCAACGCGCTCGCCCTGGCAGCGGCGAACGCCGCCCTCGCCGAGCACGGGTTGAAGGCCCGCTCCTACTCGGTGCTCGCCCTGGCCGCCGACGACGTCCGCCCGACCCAGCGGGAGCTCGCCGAGTTCCTGCGTCTCGACCCGAGCCAGGTAGTCGCCCTCATCGACGGGCTGGAGCAGCGCCACCTGGTCGAGCGGCACGCCGACCCCGCCGACCGCAGGGCCAACGTCCTGGTCGCCACCGAGGCCGGTCGGGCCCTGTTCGTCCGCGCCCAGGACGCCGTCAACGCCGTGGGGCTCGGCTCGCTGGCCGGCGTGACACCCCGGGAGCACGAGTGGCTGGCCCCACTGCTGCGCCGGCTGGCCTTCCCCGACTGA
- a CDS encoding PDR/VanB family oxidoreductase — protein MTDLAGTELVVVARERVAAEVVEIGLGRPDGGDLPGWTPGAHVDLELGPGLVRQYSLCGDPGERSVLRIAVQREPDGRGGSRLAHERLTVGGAVRVHGPRNTFPLVAGPCYLFVAGGIGITPIRPMVAAADAAGADWRLVYGGRSRAAMAFATDLRETYGDRVSLHPQDETGLLDLVTVLGGPDTGLVYCCGPESLVRAVEEHCRDWPPGGLHVERFAPRDDTGGPEAAIEVELALSGRTVTVPAGTSILRAVEQAGVAVLSSCREGTCGTCETPVLAGVPEHRDSLLTAQERAAGDTMLICVSRSRTPRLVLEL, from the coding sequence GTGACCGACCTGGCCGGGACGGAGCTGGTGGTCGTGGCCCGGGAGCGGGTGGCGGCGGAGGTGGTGGAGATCGGCCTGGGTCGTCCGGACGGCGGCGACCTGCCCGGGTGGACCCCGGGTGCGCACGTCGACCTGGAGTTGGGCCCGGGGCTGGTCCGCCAGTACTCCCTCTGCGGCGACCCGGGGGAGCGGTCGGTCCTGCGGATCGCGGTGCAACGCGAACCGGACGGGCGCGGCGGCTCCCGGCTGGCGCACGAGCGGCTCACCGTCGGCGGCGCCGTCCGGGTGCACGGTCCCCGCAACACCTTCCCGCTGGTCGCCGGCCCGTGCTACCTCTTCGTCGCCGGCGGCATCGGCATCACCCCGATCCGGCCGATGGTGGCCGCCGCCGACGCCGCGGGCGCCGACTGGCGACTGGTGTACGGCGGCCGCAGCCGCGCCGCCATGGCCTTCGCCACCGACCTGCGGGAGACCTACGGCGACCGGGTGAGCCTGCACCCGCAGGACGAGACCGGCCTGCTCGACCTGGTCACCGTGCTGGGTGGACCCGACACCGGCCTCGTCTACTGCTGCGGCCCGGAATCCCTGGTCCGGGCGGTGGAGGAGCACTGTCGGGACTGGCCGCCCGGCGGCCTGCACGTCGAGCGGTTCGCTCCACGCGACGACACCGGCGGGCCGGAGGCGGCGATCGAGGTCGAACTCGCGCTGTCCGGCAGGACGGTGACCGTGCCGGCGGGCACGTCGATCCTGCGGGCGGTGGAGCAGGCCGGCGTGGCGGTCCTCTCGTCCTGTCGGGAGGGCACCTGCGGCACCTGCGAGACCCCGGTGCTCGCCGGGGTGCCCGAGCACCGCGACAGCCTGCTCACCGCGCAGGAGCGGGCCGCCGGGGACACCATGCTGATCTGTGTCTCCCGGTCCCGTACGCCCCGGCTCGTCCTGGAGCTGTGA
- a CDS encoding sugar ABC transporter substrate-binding protein, translating into MNHRQLLSAGLTLLLGATATLTAGCGDRGGDGAGSGGGKALIGVDYPRSDTDFWNSYIKYVPQSAQELGVDLKTTNSQNDIANLISNAQTFMSQGVKGVVMAPQDTAAVAPTLSQLESRKIPVVTIDTRPDTGKVFMVVRADNRAYGTKACQFLGSKLGGRGKVVMLQGGLDSINGRDRTEAFHECMGKEFPGIKVFGEATDWKADVAASKLQTRFASDPDVKGIYMQSSFALSGTLQILKQRDLQVPPTDPKHVFVVSNDGIPEELKNIGDGLIDATVSQPADLYAKYGLEYAKAAIEGRTFQPGPTEHGSTIIQVREGLLEDQLPAPLVTLDGAPVGGQPTVKFDDTSLWGRQA; encoded by the coding sequence ATGAACCACAGACAGCTGTTGAGCGCGGGGTTGACGTTGCTGCTCGGCGCGACCGCCACCCTCACCGCCGGCTGCGGCGACCGGGGCGGCGACGGGGCCGGTTCGGGCGGCGGCAAGGCGCTCATCGGGGTCGACTACCCGCGCTCGGACACCGACTTCTGGAACTCCTACATCAAGTACGTGCCGCAGTCCGCCCAGGAGTTGGGGGTCGACCTCAAGACCACCAACTCGCAGAACGACATCGCGAACCTCATCTCGAACGCGCAGACCTTCATGAGCCAGGGCGTCAAGGGGGTGGTGATGGCCCCGCAGGACACCGCCGCCGTCGCGCCGACCCTGAGCCAACTGGAGAGCCGCAAGATCCCGGTGGTCACCATCGACACCCGCCCCGACACCGGAAAGGTGTTCATGGTGGTACGCGCCGACAACCGCGCCTACGGCACCAAGGCGTGCCAGTTCCTGGGCAGCAAGCTCGGCGGCCGGGGCAAGGTCGTCATGCTCCAGGGCGGCCTGGACTCGATCAACGGTCGGGACCGCACCGAGGCGTTCCACGAGTGCATGGGCAAGGAGTTCCCCGGCATCAAGGTGTTCGGGGAGGCGACCGACTGGAAGGCCGACGTGGCGGCGTCGAAGCTGCAGACCCGCTTCGCCTCCGACCCGGACGTCAAGGGCATCTACATGCAGTCCTCCTTCGCCCTGTCGGGCACCCTGCAGATCCTCAAGCAGCGCGACCTCCAGGTGCCGCCGACCGACCCGAAGCACGTCTTCGTCGTCTCCAACGACGGCATCCCCGAGGAGCTGAAGAACATCGGCGACGGCCTGATCGACGCCACCGTCAGCCAGCCCGCCGACCTCTACGCCAAGTACGGGCTGGAGTACGCCAAGGCGGCGATCGAGGGCAGGACCTTCCAGCCCGGCCCCACCGAGCACGGCAGCACCATCATCCAGGTGCGCGAGGGCCTGCTCGAGGACCAGCTCCCCGCACCGCTCGTGACGTTGGACGGCGCACCGGTCGGGGGGCAGCCGACTGTGAAGTTCGACGACACGTCGCTGTGGGGCCGTCAGGCATGA
- a CDS encoding ABC transporter permease, translating to MSETLSTGKASAPAPPPSRPPSSAPSRSLALARLRDLALVPAIVAVAVVGWVISPVFLSSDNIVNVLQSMSEIAILVLAQTIVLITGKMDLSLESTFGLAPGIAAWLVVDPALTRGLGLGLLPEDWAVPVVLLVGALVGAFNGLLIVRFGLNGFIVTLGMLIILRGLLTGISGGQTFFALPGSMTYLGSTSWFGIPASIWVSLLLFAAGIVVLGHTRAGRALYAIGGNADAARAAGIRTDRVLWIALVVASVLAALAGLLISGRLAAVPAAQGDGAIFQVFAAAVIGGVSLNGGRGSVFGAFTGVLLLFMIINVLTLAGVPAQWTNFLNGAVILVALVVSRITGGKVQT from the coding sequence ATGTCTGAGACGCTGTCCACCGGGAAGGCGTCGGCTCCTGCGCCACCACCGTCGCGTCCGCCGTCGTCGGCACCGTCGCGGAGCCTGGCCCTCGCCCGGCTGCGCGACCTGGCACTGGTGCCGGCGATCGTCGCGGTGGCGGTCGTCGGGTGGGTCATCAGCCCGGTGTTCCTGAGTTCCGACAACATCGTCAACGTGCTGCAGAGCATGTCCGAGATCGCCATTCTGGTGCTGGCCCAGACCATCGTGCTGATCACCGGCAAGATGGACCTGTCGTTGGAGTCCACCTTCGGGCTCGCGCCGGGCATCGCCGCCTGGCTCGTCGTCGACCCCGCGCTCACCCGGGGGCTGGGGCTCGGCCTGCTGCCGGAGGACTGGGCGGTGCCTGTGGTCCTGCTCGTCGGTGCCCTGGTCGGGGCGTTCAACGGGCTGCTCATCGTCCGGTTCGGCCTCAACGGCTTCATCGTGACGTTGGGCATGCTGATCATCCTGCGGGGGCTGCTCACCGGCATCTCCGGCGGACAGACCTTCTTCGCGCTGCCCGGGTCGATGACGTATCTCGGCTCCACCAGCTGGTTCGGGATACCGGCCTCGATCTGGGTGTCCCTGCTGTTGTTCGCCGCCGGGATCGTGGTCCTCGGCCACACCCGCGCGGGCCGGGCGTTGTACGCCATCGGCGGCAACGCCGACGCGGCCCGCGCCGCGGGCATCCGTACCGACCGGGTGCTGTGGATCGCGCTCGTCGTGGCCAGCGTGCTCGCCGCCCTGGCCGGGCTGCTGATCAGCGGCCGGCTGGCGGCGGTGCCGGCGGCCCAGGGCGACGGGGCGATCTTCCAGGTCTTCGCGGCGGCGGTGATCGGCGGGGTGAGCCTCAACGGCGGCAGGGGCAGCGTCTTCGGCGCCTTCACCGGCGTCCTGCTGCTCTTCATGATCATTAACGTGCTGACCCTGGCCGGGGTGCCCGCACAGTGGACCAACTTCCTCAACGGCGCCGTCATCCTGGTCGCCCTGGTGGTCTCGCGGATCACCGGCGGCAAGGTTCAGACCTGA
- a CDS encoding IclR family transcriptional regulator yields MTSRVLALLDAFSPADPALTLSELARRAGLPLSTVHRRVAELLAWGALERGDDGRYRIGLRLWEVGSLAPRGLGLREVALPVMEDLYEVTHENVQLAVRQDLELVFIERIAGRHAVPVLTRVGGRFALHATGVGLVLLAHAPVEIQQQVLAAPLERYTALTVTDPGRLRRCLAEVRRAGYAVSDRQVTMDALSVAAPIRAPQGVVAAISLVVAHDRADPVALAPLVRAAGRVLSRALGGAHR; encoded by the coding sequence GTGACGAGCCGGGTGTTGGCGCTGCTCGACGCGTTCAGCCCGGCCGACCCGGCGCTGACCCTGAGCGAGCTGGCCCGGCGGGCCGGGTTGCCGCTGTCCACCGTGCACCGGCGGGTCGCCGAACTGCTCGCGTGGGGGGCGCTGGAACGCGGCGACGACGGGCGGTACCGGATCGGCCTGCGGCTGTGGGAGGTCGGCTCGCTCGCGCCCCGGGGCCTGGGGCTGCGGGAGGTGGCCCTCCCGGTCATGGAGGACCTTTACGAGGTGACCCACGAGAACGTCCAGCTCGCCGTCCGGCAGGACCTCGAACTCGTCTTCATCGAACGGATCGCCGGGCGGCACGCCGTGCCGGTGCTCACCCGGGTGGGTGGCCGCTTCGCGTTGCACGCCACCGGCGTCGGACTGGTCCTGCTCGCCCACGCGCCCGTCGAGATCCAGCAACAGGTGCTGGCCGCGCCGCTGGAGCGGTACACCGCACTGACCGTCACCGACCCGGGGCGGCTGCGCCGCTGTCTCGCCGAGGTGCGCCGGGCCGGGTACGCGGTAAGCGACCGTCAGGTCACCATGGACGCCCTGTCGGTGGCCGCGCCGATCCGTGCACCGCAGGGCGTGGTGGCGGCGATCTCGTTGGTGGTCGCCCACGACCGGGCGGACCCGGTGGCGCTGGCGCCGCTGGTCCGGGCCGCCGGCCGGGTGCTCTCCCGGGCATTGGGCGGCGCACATCGGTGA
- a CDS encoding enolase C-terminal domain-like protein has translation MTERISSVETIDVRFPTSVHRDGSDAMNPFPDYSAAYVVVRTSAGAEGHGLVFTVGRGTEIQVAAVRSLAAMVVGQPVDELTADPGALARRLVGDSQIRWLGPEKGVVHMAAGGLVNAVWDLAARRAGKPLWKLLADLTPEQLVAQVDFRYLRDALTEDDALALLRRAADGRAERESRLRAEGYPAYTTTPGWLGYDDEKLARLCVEAVRDGYRLIKLKVGGNLADDVRRMGIARRAVGPAIRLAVDANQIWGVPEAIRWMRELAAFDPYWIEEPTSPDDVLGHAAVRTALDPIRVATGEHVHNAVMFKQLLQAEAVDVVQIDACRVAGVNENLAILLLAARFGVPVCPHAGGVGLCELVQHLAMFDFVAVSGSTDDRAIEYVDHLHEHFVDPARVTGGRYLTPTAPGMSAEILPASLAAFRFPDGPQWTSAPATAGAPTA, from the coding sequence TTGACTGAGCGCATCTCGTCGGTAGAGACGATCGACGTACGCTTCCCCACCTCCGTCCACCGGGACGGGTCGGACGCGATGAACCCGTTCCCCGACTACTCCGCCGCATACGTCGTCGTGCGGACCTCGGCGGGCGCCGAGGGGCACGGGCTGGTCTTCACCGTGGGGCGCGGCACCGAGATCCAGGTCGCCGCCGTCCGGTCGCTCGCCGCGATGGTGGTCGGCCAGCCGGTGGACGAGCTGACCGCCGACCCGGGCGCCCTCGCGCGGCGACTCGTCGGCGACAGTCAGATCCGCTGGCTGGGCCCGGAGAAGGGTGTCGTGCACATGGCCGCCGGCGGCCTGGTCAACGCGGTGTGGGACCTCGCCGCCCGACGGGCCGGCAAACCCCTGTGGAAGCTGCTGGCCGACCTCACCCCGGAACAGCTTGTCGCCCAGGTCGACTTCCGCTACCTGCGCGACGCCCTCACCGAGGACGACGCGCTCGCGCTGCTGCGCCGGGCGGCCGACGGCCGGGCCGAACGGGAGAGCCGGCTGCGGGCCGAGGGTTATCCGGCGTACACCACGACCCCGGGCTGGCTGGGTTACGACGACGAGAAGCTGGCCCGGCTCTGCGTGGAGGCGGTACGGGACGGCTATCGACTGATCAAACTCAAGGTCGGCGGGAACCTGGCCGACGACGTACGCCGGATGGGCATCGCCCGGCGAGCCGTCGGGCCGGCGATCCGCCTCGCGGTCGACGCCAACCAGATCTGGGGCGTACCCGAGGCGATCCGGTGGATGCGCGAGCTCGCCGCGTTCGACCCGTACTGGATCGAGGAGCCGACGTCGCCCGACGACGTGCTCGGGCACGCCGCCGTCCGTACGGCGCTCGACCCGATCCGGGTGGCCACCGGCGAGCACGTGCACAACGCGGTGATGTTCAAACAACTGCTCCAGGCCGAGGCGGTCGACGTGGTGCAGATCGACGCCTGCCGGGTCGCCGGGGTGAACGAGAACCTGGCGATCCTGCTGCTCGCCGCGCGCTTCGGGGTGCCGGTCTGCCCGCACGCCGGCGGGGTGGGGCTGTGCGAGCTGGTGCAGCACCTGGCGATGTTCGACTTCGTCGCGGTCAGCGGCAGCACCGACGACCGGGCCATCGAGTACGTCGACCACCTGCACGAGCACTTCGTCGACCCGGCCCGGGTCACCGGCGGGCGGTACCTGACTCCCACCGCCCCGGGCATGAGCGCGGAGATCCTGCCGGCCTCGCTGGCCGCCTTCCGCTTCCCGGACGGTCCGCAGTGGACCTCCGCGCCGGCGACGGCGGGAGCGCCGACGGCATGA
- a CDS encoding aromatic ring-hydroxylating dioxygenase subunit alpha, translated as MASTYVEKEVGRMVFARDQWYVAAYGGEVGRGLLARTVLGEPLVLYRTGAGEAVALADRCVHRRYPLSESRLDGDTVVCGYHGFTYDPTGACVFVPGQQRIPRTARVASYPVVEQDSFVWVWIGDRDRADPAAIPRAPWLADPRYAVVRGMAPLDARYGLLVDNLLDLSHETYLHGGYIGTPEVADTPITTEVDEDRGVVYVSRHMDDAECPPFYAHSTGIQGRITRWQDIEYHPPCLYLLHSRIAPQGVPPPAEGEDSDAFHAEIVYAITPSTAHTTYDFWAVARDFAIDDESVSEYLHQSNHTVVMQDVAALNILERVIAAEPERYQELSINIDTGGLAARRLLARMVGSGTVGVPR; from the coding sequence GTGGCATCGACGTACGTCGAGAAGGAGGTCGGTCGGATGGTGTTCGCCCGGGACCAGTGGTACGTGGCGGCCTACGGCGGTGAGGTCGGCCGGGGTCTGCTCGCCCGTACGGTGCTCGGTGAGCCACTGGTGCTCTACCGCACCGGGGCGGGGGAGGCGGTGGCGCTCGCCGACCGGTGCGTACACCGGCGCTACCCGTTGTCCGAGAGCCGGCTCGACGGCGACACGGTCGTCTGCGGCTACCACGGCTTCACCTACGACCCGACCGGCGCGTGTGTCTTCGTACCCGGTCAGCAGCGCATTCCGCGCACCGCGAGGGTCGCCTCCTATCCGGTGGTGGAGCAGGACTCCTTCGTCTGGGTCTGGATCGGCGACCGGGACCGGGCCGATCCGGCCGCGATTCCCCGTGCCCCGTGGCTTGCCGACCCCCGGTACGCGGTGGTGCGCGGGATGGCCCCGCTGGACGCGCGCTACGGCCTGCTGGTCGACAACCTGCTCGACCTGTCCCACGAGACCTACCTGCACGGTGGTTACATCGGCACGCCGGAGGTGGCGGACACCCCGATCACCACCGAGGTCGACGAGGACCGGGGCGTCGTCTACGTCAGCCGGCACATGGACGACGCCGAGTGCCCGCCGTTCTATGCCCACTCGACCGGGATCCAGGGCCGGATCACCAGGTGGCAGGACATCGAGTACCACCCGCCCTGCCTCTATCTCCTGCACAGCCGGATCGCGCCGCAGGGGGTGCCGCCGCCCGCCGAGGGCGAGGACAGCGACGCCTTCCACGCCGAGATCGTGTACGCGATCACCCCGTCGACCGCGCACACCACGTACGACTTCTGGGCGGTGGCACGCGACTTCGCCATCGACGACGAGTCGGTCAGCGAGTACCTGCACCAGAGCAACCACACAGTGGTCATGCAGGACGTGGCGGCGCTGAACATCCTGGAGCGGGTGATCGCCGCCGAGCCGGAGCGCTACCAGGAGTTGAGCATCAACATCGACACCGGTGGCCTGGCCGCCCGACGGCTGCTGGCCCGGATGGTCGGGTCGGGGACGGTGGGAGTGCCGCGGTGA
- a CDS encoding SDR family oxidoreductase yields the protein MSLDGKVAIVTGSGRGLGLAYARELARRGVAVVVNDVDAEATAEAVAAIGASGGRAVAVVAPVGPTETATQLVSTAVAQFGRLDILVTNAGVLRDTVLWKMSDDDFDTVVNVHLRGTFTTVREAVRHMRQAGEGGRIICIGSPTGQRGTFGQTNYAAAKAGIVGMVRTWALELKRSGITANTVVPVAATAMTATVPYFAAAVRAEADGEPMPAFFRHDLGFGTADDVAGLVAFLGSDAAAQVTGQVLGVGGDRLQVWTHPEAALTAYREGGWTYDALVEAWPATFDGAAQSVGERFPELPAQFQPAAP from the coding sequence ATGTCACTGGACGGCAAAGTCGCCATCGTCACCGGATCCGGGCGCGGGCTCGGCCTCGCGTACGCCCGGGAGTTGGCGCGACGCGGCGTGGCCGTCGTGGTCAACGACGTCGACGCCGAGGCCACCGCGGAGGCCGTGGCGGCGATCGGGGCGTCCGGCGGGCGGGCCGTCGCAGTGGTCGCACCGGTCGGCCCGACCGAGACCGCGACGCAACTCGTCAGTACGGCGGTCGCGCAGTTCGGCCGGCTGGACATCCTGGTCACCAACGCCGGCGTGCTGCGCGACACCGTGCTGTGGAAGATGAGCGACGACGACTTCGACACGGTGGTCAACGTGCACCTGCGCGGCACCTTCACCACCGTGCGCGAGGCGGTGCGGCACATGCGGCAGGCCGGCGAGGGCGGGCGGATCATCTGCATCGGGTCACCCACCGGTCAGCGGGGCACCTTCGGCCAGACCAACTACGCGGCTGCCAAGGCGGGCATCGTCGGCATGGTCCGCACCTGGGCGCTGGAGCTGAAGCGGTCCGGCATCACCGCCAACACGGTCGTCCCGGTCGCCGCGACCGCGATGACCGCCACCGTCCCCTACTTCGCCGCCGCGGTACGCGCCGAGGCGGACGGCGAGCCGATGCCCGCGTTCTTCCGGCACGATCTCGGGTTCGGCACGGCCGACGACGTCGCCGGGCTGGTCGCGTTCCTCGGCTCCGACGCGGCGGCCCAGGTGACCGGGCAGGTGCTCGGGGTGGGCGGTGACCGGCTCCAGGTCTGGACCCACCCGGAGGCGGCGCTGACCGCGTACCGCGAGGGCGGCTGGACCTACGACGCTCTGGTGGAGGCGTGGCCGGCGACGTTCGACG